The Pedobacter ginsengisoli region ATCCAATATATAATGATGTAGCAGCAAAAACCCTCTTTTTAAACAGAAATGGAAATTTAGGCGCCGATATCCTGAGTAGGTTTAATACAACCTTCGATTATACTAATGAAATTATGTATCTGAAACAAAACCCAACTTACAAGCGCCCTTTTGAGCACGATATGTCGGGAATTGAAGTTTATGTTGAAGAAGATGCCACTAAACACTATTTTATTAGCAGAATTGAGCCGAATTCCCCAGCAGAAATAGCAGGAATACGTGAGGGAGATGAAATTTTATCTATAAACTTTACAAACACTAAAACATTAAACCTTAACGACATCACTAAAACATTACGATCAGGAGATGGTCGGGGCATTTTTCTCTCGATAAACAGAAATGGTGAATTACTCATCAAATTGATAAAATTGAAGAAACGGATATAAATATTTATTTTTACCCTTTCCATAGGTAAAAAACATACATTCTACGCTAAAACAAGGCCAATAAATATGATGAAAATACCCCGTTTTACAATACTCTTAAGCTTAGTTTTATTCGGTACGTTTTATAGTTGCAATCCCCCCAAAGAAGAGAAAAGAGTCGTTAAAAAACTTTCATTTGATTCAATTATTGGAATAAGATATCAAGAAGTAAAGCGCAAATTTAGCACTGGGCTTTCATTCAATGAAATGGGATTTCAACAAGAACCTTCATGGATCATTCAATTTAAATCAAACGATACTGTAATGGCCTACAGCCCTCAAAAGAAAAAAATGCAGCCTTTTTTTCTAATGTTTGACCATGGTGATGTATATAATTTTGCAAATGAGTATTTTCGAATAAAAAAAATAAGCAAAGACAGTCTTGTATTTCAAAGACTACACCTTCAGAAAAAAGAGATTTCTAAAGACATCAGGTCTGATGTTAATATCACCTATTATTCTGAGAATTACTTAAAAAATGAATTAAAAACAACTGCAGCAGAATTGCAAAAACCATCCAAAGCTGATACGCTTTATGTTCAAAAGCTTTCTGCCCGGTCCAACCGCAATCCACAAAATTTAGATAGTGCCTTTGCAGGAAGACAGCCTGTAGAATTCACCCCTGTAAGCAAACTAATCAAAGTAAAAAAAATAACAACAGTTGACCCAATTATGGGCCGAACGCAGTCTTACGACTATTTATTCCCATATTATCGCATTGATATTGATAAATCATACAAAGACTTCGCATATGAATTTAATGTTCTTGTCAATGCAAATGGAAAAATGTATTTAACCTCATTTGCAAATGTTTTGCCTGAATACAGGGAGGCCCGAAAAAAGTCATTAGAGGCAATAATAAGCGTATATCTTCAAAACCTTTTGAGGGTAACACCGGGAAAAACACTTGGAATACCTCATTCCAGCGAAATTAAATTGGTAGTTCAAGGCAAAAAGAGCAATAATTGATGCTTTCCTGATTTTATATTCGCTAAAATATTAAGCACTTGCATTTTAATAAAAAAATAATATGTACATTGCAGACTTAATTTTAATAAATAATACAATGCAAGAAGGAACAGTAAAATTTTTTAATGTAACTAAAGGTTTCGGATTCATCATCCCAGCAAACGGAGATAGCGAAATCTTTGTACATTCAACAGGCCTTATCGATGAAATTCGTGAAAACGACAAAGTTGAATACGATGTTGAAAGCGGTAAAAAAGGGTTGAATGCGATTAATGTTAAAGTAATCTAGATTATTATAGACATAAATTGTACAGCATCGCAGATAACCTGCGATGCTTTTTTGTTTTATAGCTTTTTAATTTCCGCTTTGCACAGCCCTGATTGTCTCAAAAGCTAATTCAGGTTCATTCGTAGTAATAAACTCCACCTTATTCTTTAACAGCCATTTCATATCCTCTGCACTATTAACCGTCCACGCATTAATGGTTAAATTTAATTCTTTCGCTTTAGCAAACCACTCCCCTTTCTGATAAACACTATAGTGGTAATCTGCTCCGTAAAACCCATCTGCTTTAAGCTTCTCTAAAGATGCATCTCCGTTTAAATAAGCCACATTAGCCTTAGGATCCAATACCAAAATTCGTTTAAGAACATCGTAGCTAAAACTAATGTAATCAACCCATTCTTTCGCTTTCAATTTCTTAACCATTGCTACAGCGCGATCCGTCAATTTTTGATCTCTTTCAGGATCATTTTTCGACGGTTTTATTTCCAGAATAAGCTTCATCTTTTTCTGTTTTATTCCTTCTTTCAGATATTCCTCCAACGTAGGGATATTCTCACCATTTGGATGCTTCTTCGTCAAAAGTTCCTTATAAGTAACCTGAGCTATATGAAGGCCATAAAAGTCTGCATCATGGTTAATAACCAAAACACTATCCAAAGTCATATGAACATCAAATTCAGATCCGTAACAACCTAATCTTATCGCCTCCTTAAGAGAAGCAATAGAATTTTCTGGTAAATTATTCTTTTTCCAGGCTCCTCGATGGGCAATAACAGGATTCTTATTCCATGAATTTCCCTTATTAATCAGCTCGGGCTGAGGGTCAAAACTTTTTGTAAATAAAGCCATAAGGGTAATCGCTACAATTGATGATTTCATAAATATACTTTTTCTAAAAATACTCGTTAAATGCTTATCTAAACGTTTTCTTAAAGTTATTTTTTAACTTTATTACCCATTCCAATGTTTTAATGAATAATAATTACGCCATTTTAATAGCTAAAGTTAATGAGTTTACGCAAAAGTTTTATCTCAATAAGCTTCTGCGTGGCTGTATCTATGCCCTGGCTTTGCTGCTTTTGGGCTATCTTTTCCTATTTCTGTTTGTCTATTTTATAAACCCTGGAGTAGGAACCAAAACTGTTCTTTTTTTCTCATTTTTAGCATTTTCTGTAGCTGTAATATCGTTTTTAATGGTAAAGCCAGCTCTATCATACTTCAAACTAAGCAAGAATTTAAGCATAGAGGAAGCCGCCGCATTAATTGGCAATCATTTTTTTAACGTAAAAGATAAGTTACTAAATACCCTTCAACTCCAAGCCCTTGCCAATCAACACCCGGGCAACAATCAATTAATTTTAGCCGGAATCGATCAGAAAATAATGGAATTGAGACCCATTCCATTTGCCAGCGCCATAAACCTCAAAGACAACAAAAAGTATGTTAAATACTTTCTTATACCATTATCCGTTATCCTGCTTATTGGCATTATTGCGCCAGCAATATTAAAAGAAGGAACACGCAGTTTAGTTCAGTACAATAAAGAAATTCTGCCTAAAGCTCCGTTTGAATTCGTTGTTCTTAATAAAACTCTAATCGTTCAGCAGGGCGATAATTTAACTGTTAACGTTAAACTGAGAGGTAACGAACTTCCACAGGAAGTATATGTATCAGACGGAATAAATACCTATAAATTAGAAAAGCAAGACAAAAGCAGGTTTTCTTATATATTCAAAAACCTGCAAAAAAATAAAAATATTCAGTTCCTTGCAGGCGGATTTAATTCTCATTCTCATACAATTGAAGTCAAGCCCCGCCCTTCGGTAGTAAATATCATTGCTAAACTCCAATACCCGTCCTATCTCAACAAAAAAGAAGAAACCCTTCTCAATGCAGGAGATCTATTCCTGCCCGAGGGAACCCAGGTAACGTGGGTCCTAAAAACAGAGAACAGTAACGCTATTAACTTTATCATCCAGGGCAAGCAACATCCTTTAACCTCTGCTAACAATAGCTTTAATTTCACCAAAAAACTGCAAGAAAATACCGAATATCAAATCGTCCCTAAAAACAGCTTTATAAATAGTAAAGATTCAATTTCTCATCAAATAGATGTTATAAAGGATGAATTCCCTGGCATTTCTATAGTCGAAACACCAGATTCTGTGAGCAGTAAAGCTTTATATTTCTCAGGAAATATATCTGACGATCACGGTTTCAGTGCACTCAAGTTTCAATACAATATTAAAGAAAACGGAGTATTAAAAAGTACAGTCACAAAATCTATTTCTATAAAGAAAAACCAGCAAGAAGACACTTTCTTCTTTCTTTGGAATTTAAATGAAGCCCCTTTAAAACCCGGGCAGGCACTTGAGTATTACTTTGAAATAGCAGACAATGATGCGGTAAATGGGGCAAAAAAGACGAAATCTGCAATAAAAATTCTAGACGTGCCTACACAGCAGCAGGTTGCAGAAAAATTAAACCAGGGCAGTGCCGAGCTTAAGCAGAAAATGGAAAAAACAATTAAGCTGGCATCCGAGGTTGAAAAAGAAAGCAAAAAGCTTGGTGAAACCCTACTTGATAAAAGACAGCTCTCATTTGACGATAAAAAACAAATAGAACAACTTCTCGATAAACAGCAACAACTTGAAAAAGCAGTAGAGGAAATCAAATCCCTGAACGAAAAGAATACAATCCAAAAAGAAGAAAATAATGCCCTAAAGGACGAATTAATAGAGAAGCAAAAGAAAATCGATGACTTGTTCAACAATGTTCTTAATGAAAAAACCAAAGAACTTCTCCAAAAACTTCAAAGCCTTATGGATGAAAACAATAAGGATCAGACACAAAACGAATTGTCTAAAATGCAAATGGATAATAAATCGTTGAAGAATGAACTTGACAGAATATTAGAGCTCTACAAACAACTAGAGTTCGAACAGAACCTGAGAAATAATACCGACAGGCTAAACGATCTTGCCAAAGTACAAAAGGACTTGTCAGAAAAAAGTGCAAAAAATGACGCTTCATCAGATAAGTTGAAAGAGGAACAAAAAGAGCTGTCATCCGAGTTCGATGATATTAAAAAGGACTTAGAGAAACTTGAAGAAAAAAATCAACAAATGGAACGTCCAAATCCATTTAAGAACCCAGAAAAAGAAACATCTGAGATTAAGCAAAACCAAAAAGACAGCGAAAACAAATTAGGTCAGAACAACAAAAAAGATGCATCTAAGAGTCAGCAAAAAGCCGCTGAACAAATGGAAAAAGTCGCTAAACAGATGGAACAAATGCAGCAGGAATCTGCAGAAATGGAAAGCAATTTAAACATTACCGAACTTCGTCAATTGCTTAAAAACTTACTAAATACCTCTTTCGATCAGGAAAAAGTAATGTTGAACCTAAAAGGAATGAACAGCAATGATCCTCTTTATACCCAAAACGTGCAGAAACAGCGCAGCATTAAAGACAACATGAAAACCATTGCGGATAGTTTATTCTCCTTAAGCAAGAGAGTGCCACAAATTGAAACAGCGGTTAATGAGGAGATGCAAAAGGTAAACTTCAACATCGATAAAAGCTTGGAAAACCTTGGAGAAAGAAATACTGCGATGGCCAACAGAAACCAGCAATATACCATGACTTCAATCAACAATCTTACATTGATGTTAAATGAAGCCCTCGATCAGGTCCAAAACATGAAAAAAAATGCAAAAGGAGGGGGTAAAGGAAAAAAAGGCAGCATGCAGCAACTCCAGCAGATGCAAAAACAGCTCAATAACAGCATGCAAAAGGCCCGTGAAGAACTTCAAAAGGGCGGAAACAAAGGTACCGTGCCAAAAGGACAAATGAGTCAAGAGTTTGCAAAAATGGCTCAGCAACAGCAAATGATCAGGGAAGCACTTCAGAAAATAAATCAAGAACAAAATAAAGATGGAAAAAATGGCCTTGGAAACCTTAATCAGATGATAGAAGACATGAAGGCCACTGAAAGTGAATTAGTAAACAAAAAAATAGAACAGGAAACACTTAACCGTCAAAAAAGCATTCTTACAAAATTACTTGATGCAGAGAATGCACAGCGCGAGCAAGATCAAGATTCCAAAAGAGAAGCCAAAGCAGCTAAAGATTTCCCTCCTTCTTACAAACAAATGCTTGAAAAATTCAAAAAAAATCAGCAATCTGAAACAGAATGGCTACAAAAATTGCCCCCAGATTTAAACTTCTTCTACAAAAAGAAAATAACTGAATATTTTAAATTGCTAAATTTGCCTCAATAATTTATGATCTGATGAGCAAAGCAACCATTAATTTTTTTAATGAAGACACCAATTATACCCTTAAAAAAAAGACAATTATTAAGAATTGGCTCAAATCTGCTATTGCCTCAGAAGATTATCAGCTAAAGGAATTAAATTTTATTCTTTGCTCAGACGAATATTTACTGCGTATAAACCAGGATTACCTTAATCATGACACTTATACCGACGTGATCACTTTTGACAACTCAGAGGAGATCAAAACAATTGTAGGAGATATATTTATCAGTATTGACAGAATAAAGGAAAATGCGGCAACATTTAAATTCACCACAGATCAGGAATTATGCAGAGTAATGATTCACGGAGCCCTTCATCTTTTAGGATATAAAGACAAAACTAAACCAGCAAAAACATTAATGACGGCCCGGGAGGATCATTATCTTGCCCTTTTATCTAAAGTTCAAAATAAGCCATTTTAAGGCCCTCTAACGAATCCGGCCGTGTTTACAACACAAAGCCCAAGCCCGATAGCGTTATTGCCTCTACGAGGGCCAAATAAATCCGTTTTTCTTCTGATTTTATCTTTAAATGTTACAATTTTTCAAATAGGCCACCAATTATAATATTTTCGTTACAATAAATATCCTGTAAAACTTAGCCTCAGTTATATACCAAATAATTATTGCTTACTTTTGTGGCAATTTCTTATCTATAATCTCGTTAAACACAGACTTTGAGCACACTAATTGCAGCCGAAAACTTAGGCCATGCTTATCATGATGAATGGCTTTTTAAGAGCTTAACCCTGGGCATACAAACCGGTCAGCGCGTAGCGCTTGTCGGGATAAACGGAGCCGGGAAAAGCACTTTATTAAAATTACTTGCCGAAAGATTCTCTCCACTTGAGGGTAAAATTGTAAAGAACAAATCTGTGAAGATCGGTTTTCTTGATCAGGAGCCATCTTTTACTGAAGGCTATTCTATTAGCGATTTTATCTTTTCTTTAGAAAACAAACAGCAACAACTCATTAAAGAATATGAGGAGCTTATTGAGAATCCCAATCCAGACGAAAAAACATTAAATCGTTTATATGAGGAATTAAGTGAGCACAATGCCTGGGAATATGAGCACGAGATAAAAACCATTCTAAGCAGGATGGGAATTACCCATCTTCAACAGCAAATCTCCACCCTCTCCGGGGGGCAGAAAAAACGGTTGGCTTTGGCAAAACTCCTTATAGAAGATCCAGAAATATACGTGCTTGATGAGCCAACCAACCACTTGGATATAGACACAATAGAATGGCTCGAGAAATTACTTACATCAGGCAACAAAACAATTCTACTGGTAACTCACGATCGTTATTTTCTTGATAACGTATGTAACACAATAGTTGAGCTAGATAGAGGAAAAATATATAACTACAGTGGCAACTATGCCTACTTCCTTGAAAAGAAATCTGAAAGAGAGGCTGCGGATGAAAGCACTTTTCAAAAGAATAAAAATC contains the following coding sequences:
- the ybeY gene encoding rRNA maturation RNase YbeY, yielding MSKATINFFNEDTNYTLKKKTIIKNWLKSAIASEDYQLKELNFILCSDEYLLRINQDYLNHDTYTDVITFDNSEEIKTIVGDIFISIDRIKENAATFKFTTDQELCRVMIHGALHLLGYKDKTKPAKTLMTAREDHYLALLSKVQNKPF
- a CDS encoding glycerophosphodiester phosphodiesterase → MKSSIVAITLMALFTKSFDPQPELINKGNSWNKNPVIAHRGAWKKNNLPENSIASLKEAIRLGCYGSEFDVHMTLDSVLVINHDADFYGLHIAQVTYKELLTKKHPNGENIPTLEEYLKEGIKQKKMKLILEIKPSKNDPERDQKLTDRAVAMVKKLKAKEWVDYISFSYDVLKRILVLDPKANVAYLNGDASLEKLKADGFYGADYHYSVYQKGEWFAKAKELNLTINAWTVNSAEDMKWLLKNKVEFITTNEPELAFETIRAVQSGN
- a CDS encoding cold-shock protein is translated as MQEGTVKFFNVTKGFGFIIPANGDSEIFVHSTGLIDEIRENDKVEYDVESGKKGLNAINVKVI
- a CDS encoding DUF4175 family protein — its product is MNNNYAILIAKVNEFTQKFYLNKLLRGCIYALALLLLGYLFLFLFVYFINPGVGTKTVLFFSFLAFSVAVISFLMVKPALSYFKLSKNLSIEEAAALIGNHFFNVKDKLLNTLQLQALANQHPGNNQLILAGIDQKIMELRPIPFASAINLKDNKKYVKYFLIPLSVILLIGIIAPAILKEGTRSLVQYNKEILPKAPFEFVVLNKTLIVQQGDNLTVNVKLRGNELPQEVYVSDGINTYKLEKQDKSRFSYIFKNLQKNKNIQFLAGGFNSHSHTIEVKPRPSVVNIIAKLQYPSYLNKKEETLLNAGDLFLPEGTQVTWVLKTENSNAINFIIQGKQHPLTSANNSFNFTKKLQENTEYQIVPKNSFINSKDSISHQIDVIKDEFPGISIVETPDSVSSKALYFSGNISDDHGFSALKFQYNIKENGVLKSTVTKSISIKKNQQEDTFFFLWNLNEAPLKPGQALEYYFEIADNDAVNGAKKTKSAIKILDVPTQQQVAEKLNQGSAELKQKMEKTIKLASEVEKESKKLGETLLDKRQLSFDDKKQIEQLLDKQQQLEKAVEEIKSLNEKNTIQKEENNALKDELIEKQKKIDDLFNNVLNEKTKELLQKLQSLMDENNKDQTQNELSKMQMDNKSLKNELDRILELYKQLEFEQNLRNNTDRLNDLAKVQKDLSEKSAKNDASSDKLKEEQKELSSEFDDIKKDLEKLEEKNQQMERPNPFKNPEKETSEIKQNQKDSENKLGQNNKKDASKSQQKAAEQMEKVAKQMEQMQQESAEMESNLNITELRQLLKNLLNTSFDQEKVMLNLKGMNSNDPLYTQNVQKQRSIKDNMKTIADSLFSLSKRVPQIETAVNEEMQKVNFNIDKSLENLGERNTAMANRNQQYTMTSINNLTLMLNEALDQVQNMKKNAKGGGKGKKGSMQQLQQMQKQLNNSMQKAREELQKGGNKGTVPKGQMSQEFAKMAQQQQMIREALQKINQEQNKDGKNGLGNLNQMIEDMKATESELVNKKIEQETLNRQKSILTKLLDAENAQREQDQDSKREAKAAKDFPPSYKQMLEKFKKNQQSETEWLQKLPPDLNFFYKKKITEYFKLLNLPQ